A part of Caldicellulosiruptor owensensis OL genomic DNA contains:
- a CDS encoding NYN domain-containing protein translates to MHLMVDGYNFINAWDILKKIAEEDLDSARKKLIDILADFSGYRGYKITVVFDSHLVKGAMRRKEIISNVEVVFTKEGETADSYIEQYVYKNSKNEKIGVVTSDYLEQLIILGDGALRIPPRELIYEIEHYRKEIEKKEKEKMHKNSKLEDALEDDVIRKLEKFKKNLA, encoded by the coding sequence GTGCACTTGATGGTTGATGGGTACAACTTTATAAACGCATGGGATATCTTGAAGAAAATTGCTGAAGAGGATTTAGACAGTGCACGAAAAAAGTTAATTGACATTTTAGCAGATTTTTCTGGCTACAGAGGATACAAAATCACAGTTGTGTTTGATTCGCACTTGGTTAAAGGAGCTATGCGCAGGAAGGAGATAATCAGTAATGTAGAGGTAGTATTTACAAAAGAGGGTGAGACAGCTGATAGCTACATAGAACAATATGTTTACAAGAATAGCAAAAACGAAAAGATTGGGGTTGTAACCTCAGATTATTTAGAACAACTCATAATCCTTGGAGATGGGGCTTTGAGAATACCTCCAAGAGAACTTATATACGAGATTGAACATTACAGAAAAGAAATTGAGAAGAAAGAAAAAGAAAAGATGCATAAAAATAGCAAATTAGAAGATGCTTTAGAAGATGATGTTATTCGCAAACTTGAAAAGTTCAAAAAAAACCTGGCTTAG
- a CDS encoding phosphoglucomutase/phosphomannomutase family protein, whose amino-acid sequence MKKITFGTDGWRGIIADDFTFDNVKIVAQAIAEYVSEVYENPTIIIGYDYRFHSENFAKLCADVLSSNAIQVFISKNPIPTPAVAHAVVKKGVSGAIMITASHNPYYYNGIKFIPHYGGPANTQITDKIVKNVERIQKEGLGSLNPDEKLIEYFDHKEEYINDVLNLIDKKAFEGKTLKILVNPMYGCGIGYVDEALKKLGCEVKVINNWRDPLFGGHLPEPNLENMKDLLEVIKSEKFDLGLATDGDADRFGVVNPDGEYISANEVIFMLADYLIKTRGKASSIARTVATTSMLDRIAEKHNMRCIETPVGFKYIAECLMKEDSLIGGEESGGLSIKGHVPEKDGILADLLIAEAVAKLQKPPREILSDIESEYGKLYNKRIDVRTTSQKKEEALTRIKNFSKSEIAGLKCVEYRTRDGLKVILENGSWFLVRPSGTEDLIRIYGESPDKKKLEEILLDVKGYLGL is encoded by the coding sequence ATGAAAAAAATCACATTTGGAACAGATGGCTGGAGAGGAATTATAGCAGATGATTTTACTTTCGATAACGTAAAAATTGTTGCTCAGGCAATAGCTGAATATGTATCAGAAGTATATGAGAATCCGACAATAATTATTGGCTATGATTATAGATTTCATTCAGAAAATTTTGCTAAGCTGTGTGCTGATGTATTAAGTTCAAATGCAATACAAGTTTTTATTTCAAAAAATCCAATTCCAACTCCTGCAGTTGCTCACGCAGTTGTAAAAAAAGGTGTAAGCGGAGCGATAATGATAACAGCAAGTCACAATCCGTATTACTACAATGGAATAAAGTTTATTCCACATTATGGAGGTCCTGCCAACACACAGATTACAGATAAGATAGTGAAAAACGTTGAAAGAATCCAGAAAGAAGGGCTTGGCAGTTTAAATCCTGATGAGAAGCTCATTGAGTATTTTGACCATAAGGAAGAGTATATAAATGATGTTTTGAACTTGATAGACAAAAAGGCATTTGAAGGGAAAACTTTAAAAATTCTTGTAAATCCTATGTATGGCTGTGGGATAGGATATGTTGATGAAGCGCTGAAGAAGCTTGGATGTGAAGTAAAGGTGATTAATAATTGGCGTGACCCTCTTTTTGGAGGACATTTGCCAGAGCCTAATTTGGAGAATATGAAAGACCTTTTAGAAGTTATAAAGAGTGAAAAGTTTGATTTAGGACTTGCAACAGATGGCGATGCAGACAGGTTTGGAGTTGTGAACCCGGACGGAGAATATATTTCGGCAAATGAAGTAATCTTTATGCTTGCAGACTATTTGATAAAAACACGCGGAAAAGCATCTTCGATTGCAAGAACAGTTGCAACAACATCTATGCTTGACAGAATTGCAGAAAAGCACAATATGAGATGTATTGAAACGCCTGTTGGTTTTAAGTATATTGCAGAATGTTTGATGAAAGAAGATAGCTTAATCGGAGGAGAGGAATCTGGAGGACTTTCAATAAAAGGGCATGTACCTGAAAAAGATGGGATTTTGGCAGATCTTCTGATTGCAGAAGCGGTTGCTAAACTTCAAAAGCCTCCAAGAGAAATTCTAAGTGACATCGAATCTGAATATGGAAAACTTTATAATAAGAGAATTGATGTGAGGACTACTTCTCAGAAAAAAGAAGAAGCTTTGACAAGGATAAAGAATTTTAGCAAAAGTGAGATAGCTGGACTTAAATGTGTGGAATATAGAACAAGAGATGGGCTGAAGGTTATTCTTGAAAATGGGTCGTGGTTTCTGGTAAGACCATCCGGAACAGAGGACCTTATAAGAATCTATGGTGAAAGCCCAGATAAGAAGAAATTAGAGGAAATTTTGCTTGATGTGAAAGGTTATCTTGGCTTGTGA
- a CDS encoding D-alanine--D-alanine ligase family protein, producing MTKLKVAVLFGGVSTEHEISLVSAKSIMQNMDKEKYEIIPIGITKEGKWLLYTGKIEDLDSKWTQFSIECFISPDRTKKALVKIKDNEATFIDIDVIFPVLHGLNGEDGTVQGLLELSDIPYVGCGVLSSAICMDKAFAKKLALLEGIPQGHFLVVYKNEYSAKKDYFIRRIESEFSYPVFVKPANSGSSVGISKAKDREDLVLAIHEAFLYDTKILIEQAINAREIECAVLGNDEVFVSEPGEIIPSREFYSYEAKYIDNSSELIIPARLPKEVTEEIKDLAVRIYKIFECCGMARVDFFVDKDTNKVYFNEVNTIPGFTNISMYPKLMEFSGISYSQLIDKLISLAIEKNEQKKSIKYSKEG from the coding sequence ATGACCAAGTTAAAAGTTGCTGTTTTGTTTGGAGGAGTTTCAACAGAACACGAAATATCCTTAGTTTCGGCAAAATCAATTATGCAAAATATGGACAAGGAAAAATACGAAATAATTCCAATAGGTATAACAAAAGAAGGAAAATGGCTCTTGTACACAGGCAAAATTGAAGATTTGGATAGCAAGTGGACTCAGTTTTCTATAGAATGTTTTATTTCTCCTGATAGAACCAAAAAGGCACTTGTAAAAATAAAAGATAATGAAGCTACTTTTATCGACATTGACGTGATTTTTCCAGTTTTGCATGGACTGAATGGTGAGGACGGAACAGTTCAGGGACTTTTAGAGTTATCTGACATACCGTATGTGGGCTGCGGTGTTCTTTCGTCGGCTATATGCATGGACAAAGCGTTTGCTAAAAAGCTTGCGCTTTTAGAAGGAATACCACAGGGGCATTTTTTGGTTGTATACAAAAACGAATATTCAGCTAAAAAAGATTATTTCATAAGAAGAATAGAGAGTGAGTTTTCGTATCCTGTTTTTGTAAAGCCTGCAAACTCAGGCTCATCTGTGGGTATATCAAAAGCGAAAGATAGAGAAGACCTTGTTTTGGCAATACATGAGGCTTTTTTGTATGATACAAAGATTTTGATTGAACAGGCTATAAACGCTCGGGAGATAGAATGTGCAGTTTTGGGAAATGATGAGGTATTTGTATCTGAACCGGGTGAAATAATTCCGTCAAGAGAGTTTTATTCATATGAGGCAAAGTATATTGATAATTCATCAGAGCTCATCATCCCGGCAAGACTTCCAAAGGAAGTTACTGAAGAGATAAAAGATTTGGCAGTAAGAATTTACAAAATTTTTGAGTGTTGTGGAATGGCAAGAGTAGACTTTTTTGTTGATAAAGATACAAATAAAGTGTATTTCAACGAGGTAAACACAATACCTGGTTTTACAAATATTTCTATGTATCCAAAACTTATGGAGTTCAGTGGTATTTCATA
- a CDS encoding Mini-ribonuclease 3 translates to MDILKTYLKESEERLLSPLVYAYIGDAVYELFVRNKIITENPNLTPYLYYLRTTMYVKASSQAIAIKKLYEELDEDEKRIVKRGRNAKPKTIPRNARLSDYKYATALETLIGYLYLENNIERLNYILSQTYDIITEEYTNAKNSCQQY, encoded by the coding sequence TTGGATATTTTAAAAACGTATTTGAAAGAGAGTGAGGAGAGGTTGCTCAGTCCTTTAGTATATGCTTATATTGGAGATGCAGTATATGAGTTGTTTGTGAGAAACAAAATAATAACTGAAAATCCAAATTTAACCCCATACCTGTACTATCTTAGAACTACTATGTATGTAAAAGCTTCGAGTCAAGCAATAGCTATAAAGAAATTATATGAAGAACTTGATGAAGATGAAAAAAGGATTGTAAAGAGAGGCAGAAATGCAAAACCAAAAACCATTCCTAGAAATGCCAGGTTGAGTGATTATAAATACGCTACAGCCCTTGAAACATTAATTGGTTATCTTTATCTAGAAAATAACATTGAGAGATTGAATTATATTCTTTCGCAAACGTATGATATAATAACTGAAGAATACACCAATGCCAAGAATAGTTGTCAACAATATTAG
- a CDS encoding ISLre2-like element ISCow1 family transposase has translation MFDNIITKIEELLNRFGEGIVEILRGEKDIAMYSMELKEKMDEIGKEMIKEACGLVDEIVRNEKKRKARYEVVRKDKRSIKTIFGDVEYIRTYYKNKEEGGYVYLADEILGIEKYQRIDKAVKAAIVEKVVEISYEKAAKEVLGEEKMTRQSVMNILRRIEAAQLDRIEHNKKGVAGSKKVVKELYIEADEDHISLQNGEGKIAKLAYINEGYKEEKGIVKRKELKGVHYFSSIKERPEDFWSKVSEYIEEHYETEKIEKIYLLGDGAAWIKEGLEWIVGAEFVLDRFHLMREVIKISGGDKNIFAGIVEALRDKDREKFEGLVAKAMEKAGEDKRALKRINESRRYIANHWDNIVLELDNRIIKGCSAEGHVSHVLADRMSSRPRGWSEQGAEVMVKLLSLKYNGVNLKEAYLKEICGKEEKEEKILKEIVRKNVKKIRKQIEETRNNVPILARGKVDLTFRVLKGLSTGDFLNAVVF, from the coding sequence ATGTTTGATAATATTATAACAAAAATAGAGGAACTTTTAAATAGATTTGGAGAAGGGATAGTGGAGATATTAAGAGGTGAGAAAGATATAGCGATGTATTCAATGGAATTGAAGGAGAAGATGGATGAGATAGGGAAGGAGATGATAAAAGAGGCATGCGGGCTTGTAGATGAGATTGTAAGGAATGAAAAGAAGAGGAAGGCAAGGTATGAGGTTGTAAGGAAAGATAAGAGGAGCATAAAGACAATATTTGGAGATGTGGAATATATAAGGACGTACTACAAGAATAAAGAAGAGGGAGGGTATGTGTATTTAGCAGATGAAATTTTGGGGATAGAGAAATACCAAAGAATAGACAAAGCAGTCAAAGCAGCAATAGTTGAGAAAGTAGTGGAAATATCATATGAAAAAGCAGCCAAAGAAGTATTAGGAGAAGAGAAAATGACAAGACAAAGTGTAATGAATATTTTGAGGAGGATAGAGGCAGCTCAGTTAGATAGAATCGAGCATAATAAAAAAGGAGTTGCAGGCAGTAAAAAAGTGGTAAAAGAACTTTATATAGAGGCAGATGAAGATCATATTTCGTTACAAAACGGAGAAGGGAAGATAGCGAAGCTTGCGTACATAAATGAGGGATATAAAGAAGAGAAAGGGATTGTCAAAAGAAAGGAATTAAAAGGGGTGCATTATTTTAGCAGTATTAAAGAGAGACCAGAAGATTTTTGGTCAAAAGTAAGTGAATATATAGAGGAGCACTATGAAACGGAGAAGATAGAGAAGATATATTTGTTAGGGGATGGAGCGGCATGGATAAAGGAAGGGCTTGAATGGATAGTGGGTGCAGAATTTGTATTAGACAGGTTTCATCTAATGAGAGAGGTAATCAAAATAAGCGGTGGAGATAAGAATATTTTTGCTGGGATAGTAGAAGCATTGAGGGATAAGGATAGAGAGAAGTTTGAGGGATTGGTAGCTAAAGCGATGGAAAAGGCTGGAGAGGACAAAAGAGCGTTGAAGAGGATAAATGAAAGTAGGAGATATATAGCCAATCATTGGGATAATATAGTATTAGAGTTAGATAATAGGATTATAAAAGGATGTAGTGCAGAAGGGCATGTAAGCCACGTATTAGCAGATAGGATGAGTTCAAGACCAAGAGGATGGAGCGAACAAGGAGCAGAAGTGATGGTAAAGTTATTGAGCTTGAAGTATAATGGTGTAAACTTGAAAGAAGCATATTTAAAAGAGATTTGTGGCAAGGAAGAGAAAGAAGAAAAAATATTGAAAGAAATTGTGAGAAAAAATGTTAAGAAGATAAGGAAACAGATTGAGGAGACGAGGAATAATGTGCCAATTTTAGCAAGAGGAAAAGTTGATTTGACGTTTAGAGTACTGAAAGGCCTAAGTACTGGAGATTTCTTAAATGCAGTCGTATTTTAA
- the rlmB gene encoding 23S rRNA (guanosine(2251)-2'-O)-methyltransferase RlmB gives MRTIEGKNPVKEALKSGAMITEVYISNSAKDKETAQIIDLCRQRGVVVKFVDRNKIDKMAQTKNPQGVIAIAREFEYCDTDDILLEARKKGEAAFLVLLDGITDPQNFGSIIRSAHLCGAHGIVIEARNSCPVTPAVEKASAGAVEYMKIARVVNLRRTIEELKEKGIWVFAADASSPKPVYECDFTIPACIVIGSEGKGISRLVKEGADFLIKIPQKGYINSFNASVAAGIIFFEVLKQRLKEGEIKSALDG, from the coding sequence ATGAGAACTATTGAAGGCAAAAATCCGGTGAAAGAAGCACTCAAAAGCGGAGCTATGATAACAGAGGTGTATATCTCAAATTCAGCAAAAGATAAAGAGACTGCCCAGATAATAGACCTTTGCAGACAAAGAGGGGTTGTGGTAAAATTTGTTGACAGGAACAAGATAGATAAAATGGCGCAGACCAAAAACCCGCAAGGTGTCATTGCCATAGCACGGGAGTTTGAATATTGCGATACAGATGACATTTTGCTCGAAGCAAGAAAGAAGGGTGAAGCTGCTTTTTTAGTTTTGCTTGATGGCATAACTGACCCACAGAACTTTGGGTCTATCATAAGGTCTGCACATTTGTGTGGAGCGCATGGAATTGTGATTGAAGCAAGAAATTCATGTCCTGTTACGCCAGCTGTTGAAAAGGCTTCTGCAGGTGCTGTTGAGTATATGAAAATTGCACGGGTTGTTAATTTAAGAAGAACTATTGAAGAGCTAAAAGAGAAGGGCATATGGGTGTTTGCTGCAGATGCAAGTAGTCCAAAACCTGTTTATGAGTGTGATTTTACTATTCCAGCATGTATTGTAATAGGTTCTGAAGGAAAAGGTATCTCCAGGCTTGTGAAAGAAGGCGCTGACTTTTTAATAAAAATTCCACAGAAAGGATATATCAATTCGTTTAATGCGTCTGTTGCAGCAGGTATTATATTTTTTGAGGTTTTGAAACAAAGACTTAAAGAAGGAGAAATCAAAAGTGCACTTGATGGTTGA
- a CDS encoding RNA polymerase sporulation sigma factor SigH codes for MTLQKWVLNYKECSDEELVKYSREGIKEATEELLSRYQNFVKAKCRMYFLIGADKEDIYQEGMIGLFKAVRDFDETKYPSFRLFAEMCITRQMITAIKTASRQKHIPLNTYISLNKPVYEENDERTLIDTLANKFISDPEEVMITREELENAINVITECLSPFEFKVLSLYLEGRSYQEIADMIHKDVKSIDNALQRVKKKIEKYLTPADK; via the coding sequence TTGACATTACAAAAATGGGTTTTGAACTATAAGGAATGTTCAGATGAGGAATTAGTGAAATATTCGAGAGAAGGAATAAAGGAGGCAACTGAAGAACTTCTTTCCAGGTATCAGAATTTTGTAAAAGCAAAATGCAGGATGTACTTTTTGATTGGAGCCGACAAGGAGGATATTTATCAAGAGGGTATGATAGGTTTGTTTAAGGCTGTGCGCGATTTTGATGAAACAAAATATCCTTCGTTTAGGTTATTTGCTGAGATGTGCATTACACGTCAGATGATAACTGCAATCAAAACTGCGAGCAGACAAAAACATATTCCACTTAATACTTACATATCACTTAACAAGCCTGTGTATGAAGAAAATGACGAAAGAACACTTATTGATACGTTGGCAAACAAATTCATTTCTGACCCTGAGGAGGTTATGATTACACGGGAGGAACTTGAAAACGCTATAAATGTTATTACTGAATGTCTTTCTCCGTTTGAGTTTAAGGTTTTAAGTCTTTACCTTGAAGGAAGAAGTTATCAAGAGATTGCTGACATGATTCACAAGGATGTAAAATCAATTGATAATGCTCTTCAGAGAGTTAAAAAGAAGATTGAAAAATACCTGACTCCTGCTGATAAATGA
- the thyX gene encoding FAD-dependent thymidylate synthase, whose amino-acid sequence MKFKVVLLSHTPEPEKVVATAAKLCYSNATVENIFEKLDDETIKNFLNFLLEVGHQSPLEHVSFTFGIEGVSRSFTHQLVRHRIASYSQQSQRYVKMEGFDYIIPPSIEEDEELKSIFMDIMNQIAKSYAILSEKLQKKHIERFKMQGISEKEALKKAEKMAIEDARYVLPNACETKIIMTMNARELLHFFSERCCNRAQWEIRTVADKILELVKNVAPNIFKFAGPKCIRLGYCSEGKFSCGEIQKVREKYLGKKREEHENY is encoded by the coding sequence ATGAAGTTCAAGGTTGTTCTGTTATCCCACACACCGGAGCCTGAAAAGGTTGTTGCAACTGCTGCAAAACTTTGTTATTCCAATGCAACAGTTGAAAATATATTTGAAAAACTTGATGATGAGACTATTAAGAATTTTTTAAATTTCCTTTTAGAAGTAGGGCACCAGTCACCTTTAGAACATGTGAGTTTTACATTTGGGATAGAAGGAGTTTCAAGAAGCTTTACACACCAGCTTGTCCGTCACAGGATTGCTTCGTATTCGCAGCAATCTCAGCGGTATGTCAAAATGGAGGGGTTTGACTATATCATTCCACCAAGTATAGAAGAAGATGAAGAACTTAAAAGTATTTTTATGGACATTATGAATCAGATTGCTAAAAGTTATGCTATTTTGTCTGAAAAGCTTCAAAAAAAGCACATTGAAAGATTTAAAATGCAAGGAATTTCAGAAAAAGAGGCTTTAAAAAAAGCAGAGAAAATGGCGATAGAGGACGCAAGATATGTTCTTCCAAATGCTTGTGAAACTAAAATTATCATGACAATGAACGCAAGAGAGCTTTTACATTTTTTTAGCGAAAGGTGCTGTAACAGAGCTCAGTGGGAGATAAGGACTGTTGCTGACAAGATTTTAGAGCTTGTCAAAAACGTTGCGCCAAACATATTCAAATTTGCAGGACCTAAATGCATAAGACTTGGCTATTGCTCGGAAGGGAAGTTCTCTTGTGGAGAGATTCAAAAGGTGAGAGAAAAATATCTTGGGAAAAAGAGGGAGGAACATGAGAACTATTGA
- a CDS encoding DUF1646 family protein, with product MIAGLIILLLVILFLPFFVKVIEHNLEYFLFVMGIIGVIISKQMNLKLFEHIIQNRLIYYITFAVLIAGMLFFFFRSRINKMIELLTNKISIQFFVFILVLILGLSSSFITAIIASLLLTEIMHHTPLERNTKLKVIVLACFAIGFGAALTPVGEPLATITISKLKADFFYLARAIGLEIIITILLMACLSALIVKKANKVDKDEYIENKEGIKDVFLRAFKVFIFVFALELLGTAFKPLIDLYVIKLDAKILYWVNMISAIVDNATLAAAEISKEMTNEQVRAIILGMIISGGMLIPGNIPNIISAGKFKIKSKEWAKIGIPIGLILMIAYFILVFVLKI from the coding sequence ATGATTGCAGGATTGATAATTCTGCTATTGGTTATTTTATTTTTACCCTTTTTTGTAAAGGTAATTGAACACAATTTGGAATATTTCTTGTTTGTAATGGGTATTATTGGTGTTATTATTTCTAAACAGATGAATTTAAAGTTATTTGAGCACATAATTCAAAATAGATTAATTTACTACATAACTTTTGCAGTTTTGATAGCTGGTATGCTATTTTTCTTCTTTAGAAGTAGAATAAACAAAATGATTGAATTATTGACCAATAAGATTTCAATACAATTTTTTGTTTTTATTTTAGTTCTTATCTTAGGGTTGAGTTCCAGTTTTATTACCGCGATAATTGCATCGTTGTTATTAACCGAAATTATGCATCATACACCGCTTGAGAGAAATACGAAATTAAAAGTTATTGTTTTAGCATGTTTTGCAATAGGATTTGGAGCAGCATTAACGCCAGTGGGTGAACCATTGGCAACTATTACTATTTCAAAACTAAAAGCAGATTTTTTTTATTTAGCAAGGGCTATTGGATTAGAAATTATTATTACAATATTATTGATGGCATGTTTGTCAGCTTTAATTGTTAAAAAAGCAAATAAAGTAGATAAAGATGAATATATAGAAAACAAAGAGGGAATTAAAGATGTTTTTTTGAGGGCTTTCAAGGTTTTTATATTTGTGTTTGCACTTGAACTTTTAGGAACAGCTTTCAAACCATTGATAGATTTGTACGTTATTAAATTGGATGCAAAGATTCTTTACTGGGTAAATATGATATCTGCTATAGTAGACAATGCAACCTTGGCAGCAGCTGAAATTTCTAAAGAAATGACAAACGAACAGGTAAGAGCTATTATTCTTGGAATGATTATAAGCGGAGGGATGTTAATACCTGGAAATATCCCCAACATAATATCAGCAGGAAAGTTTAAAATAAAGAGTAAGGAATGGGCTAAAATTGGAATTCCCATAGGTTTAATCCTTATGATTGCTTACTTTATTTTAGTTTTTGTACTTAAGATATAA
- a CDS encoding ATP-binding protein: MMTNKKEILETIDRIYKQRRYNAELSKERKMSELYAKSKEFADICDKIKLAGLRLSKASLMQNKEQIAKYSKILDTLISKRTKLLIEMGYPSDYLEPDYVCKACQDTGFVVSEDKVEVCKCRTQLFIELLYEQSRLKEILKEHNFSSFNLDFYSKEIDLKEGLSPYKNMVKIIEEVKKFVENFDMPNQKNLLFYGPTGLGKTFLAHCIAKEIIDKGKTVIFLDSISFFEILKDKYSKMIRLYDEVSDEEYKSLEEVDLLIIDDLGNEGKNTEFCHGVFQSLLDKRFLSGKKMVITTNYSLDGLVTVYSGFIMGRLQEYFMFLHLFGEDVRVIKAKLQLEKRT, translated from the coding sequence ATGATGACGAATAAGAAAGAAATATTAGAGACGATAGATAGAATATACAAGCAAAGACGCTACAATGCAGAGCTTTCAAAAGAAAGAAAAATGAGCGAGCTTTATGCAAAATCAAAAGAGTTTGCCGACATATGTGACAAAATAAAATTAGCTGGCTTGAGGCTGTCAAAAGCGTCACTGATGCAAAATAAAGAACAAATAGCTAAATATTCCAAAATTTTAGATACGCTTATCTCAAAAAGGACAAAACTTTTAATTGAGATGGGATATCCGAGCGACTATTTAGAACCAGACTATGTGTGCAAGGCATGCCAAGATACAGGTTTTGTTGTGTCAGAAGACAAAGTTGAGGTTTGCAAATGCAGGACCCAGCTTTTCATTGAACTTTTATATGAACAAAGTAGATTAAAAGAAATTTTGAAAGAACACAACTTTAGCAGCTTTAATCTTGATTTCTATTCCAAAGAAATTGATTTGAAAGAAGGGCTATCACCCTATAAAAATATGGTCAAGATAATTGAAGAAGTGAAGAAGTTCGTTGAAAATTTTGATATGCCAAATCAAAAAAATCTATTATTTTATGGTCCAACCGGACTTGGTAAGACTTTTCTTGCTCACTGCATAGCAAAAGAAATAATTGACAAGGGTAAAACGGTAATATTTTTAGACAGTATTTCTTTTTTTGAGATATTAAAAGATAAATATTCCAAAATGATTCGACTCTACGATGAGGTCAGCGATGAAGAATATAAAAGCCTTGAAGAGGTCGATCTTTTGATTATTGATGACCTTGGTAATGAAGGGAAAAATACCGAATTTTGCCATGGAGTCTTTCAAAGTTTATTAGACAAAAGGTTTTTAAGCGGTAAAAAAATGGTTATAACAACAAACTATAGCCTTGATGGACTTGTTACTGTTTATTCCGGTTTTATAATGGGAAGGCTTCAGGAATATTTCATGTTTTTGCACCTTTTTGGAGAAGATGTAAGAGTTATAAAAGCAAAACTCCAACTTGAAAAAAGAACATAA
- a CDS encoding DnaD domain-containing protein: protein MGKLFLAPKQQNFVLIGYDFIKNHMPFSDGEFVKVYIYLKYLFQNKIEAIEIDRISKELNLLESDVVKALEFWAQRNLIRLSKDADGNFSIEFLDEMFSSEKVENMPTPPVYTTEDLSRFFETDEKFRNLLEFAQQHYCRTFNKSDIDVLLEIYDWLKLPIEVIYLLIRYVTTIKNNKNIKFLEQMAIKWKELNIDSIEKAEEYIRSQEDTSRIKRLVLQYLGIYNRAPTKVEDEIMNVWINDWKVPEDVIMYALSLVKNVNNPTVSYVNGIIKRWYEAGLKDLESIKKFELENAQKKEKSKKQSSNKKSLREERDPSTYTALEELYKKALRGNAYDDE, encoded by the coding sequence ATGGGAAAGCTATTTCTTGCACCTAAACAGCAAAACTTTGTTTTAATAGGCTATGATTTTATTAAAAACCATATGCCTTTTTCTGACGGGGAGTTTGTTAAGGTGTACATATACCTTAAATATCTTTTTCAAAACAAAATTGAAGCAATTGAAATAGATAGGATTTCAAAGGAACTAAATCTTCTTGAAAGTGATGTTGTGAAAGCACTTGAATTTTGGGCACAGAGAAATCTCATAAGGCTTTCCAAAGACGCTGATGGCAATTTTTCAATTGAATTTCTGGATGAGATGTTTTCATCTGAAAAGGTTGAAAATATGCCAACCCCACCGGTCTATACAACAGAGGATTTGTCCAGATTTTTTGAGACAGATGAAAAGTTTAGAAATCTACTTGAATTTGCCCAACAACATTACTGCAGAACATTTAACAAAAGTGATATTGATGTTTTACTTGAGATTTATGATTGGCTAAAACTGCCTATTGAGGTTATATACCTTTTGATAAGATATGTTACAACAATCAAGAACAATAAGAACATAAAATTTCTTGAACAAATGGCAATTAAATGGAAAGAGCTCAATATTGATAGTATTGAAAAAGCTGAGGAGTATATAAGGTCGCAGGAAGACACAAGTAGAATAAAAAGGCTTGTTCTTCAGTATCTTGGAATATACAACAGGGCTCCGACCAAGGTGGAAGATGAAATTATGAATGTATGGATAAATGACTGGAAAGTGCCAGAAGATGTAATTATGTATGCTTTGAGCCTTGTGAAAAATGTGAACAATCCCACAGTAAGCTATGTAAATGGTATAATAAAAAGGTGGTATGAGGCAGGCCTTAAGGATTTAGAATCAATTAAAAAGTTTGAACTTGAAAATGCTCAAAAGAAAGAAAAGAGCAAAAAACAGTCCTCAAATAAAAAGAGCCTCCGTGAAGAAAGAGACCCATCTACATACACTGCGTTAGAAGAACTTTACAAAAAAGCCTTGAGAGGTAATGCATATGATGACGAATAA
- the fabZ gene encoding 3-hydroxyacyl-ACP dehydratase FabZ produces MYTIEKILEVLPHRYPFLLVDKIVEVEEGKRAKGIKNVTINEPFFQGHFPGNPVMPGVLIVEAMAQVGAVAMLFKEEFKGKTPFFAGIDKVRFKRVVKPGDVLVIETELISLKGSIGKAKASAYVDGEVVCEGELLFAMK; encoded by the coding sequence ATGTATACAATTGAAAAAATTTTAGAGGTTCTTCCTCACAGATACCCTTTTTTACTTGTTGATAAGATTGTAGAAGTAGAAGAAGGAAAGAGAGCAAAGGGGATCAAAAACGTGACAATCAATGAACCATTTTTTCAGGGACATTTTCCGGGAAATCCTGTGATGCCAGGTGTGTTGATTGTTGAGGCAATGGCACAGGTTGGAGCTGTTGCAATGCTTTTTAAAGAAGAATTTAAAGGCAAAACTCCATTTTTTGCAGGTATTGATAAGGTAAGATTCAAAAGAGTTGTAAAACCTGGCGATGTTCTTGTGATTGAGACAGAGCTAATTTCTCTCAAAGGTTCAATTGGCAAGGCAAAAGCATCTGCATATGTTGATGGTGAAGTTGTATGCGAGGGTGAGCTGCTTTTTGCTATGAAATAA